The Chloroflexota bacterium genome includes a region encoding these proteins:
- a CDS encoding alpha-hydroxy-acid oxidizing protein, with protein MQMHDVVSNEEIIQEARRRMDQGSWDYLVGGSESETTLRRNRLAFDKVAFRPRILVDVTTMDPSTTLLGHTLRIPAILAPIGSLQLFDPEGAVAATRAATEFGIMHAISSVTQPALEETQAATSTPKIFQLYVHGDMDWVEQIIRRVKRAGYAALALTVDVAHYSRRERPMLTRYLPPSRRGAPSRSFQAGLTWDTMERIRDLAGLPFMVKGIQTAEDAEIAVARGVDVLWVSNHGGRQIDHGLGSLDTLPEIVQAAKGKASIVVDGGVQRGSDILKAVAMGADAVALGRMQGWALAAGGQAGVVRMLEILEDEMVCSMALAGWPTLGHLTPRSVCAADPVTPPHEMSAWVNMPVGRIL; from the coding sequence ATGCAGATGCACGACGTCGTCAGCAACGAAGAGATCATTCAGGAAGCGCGCCGACGCATGGACCAGGGATCCTGGGACTACCTCGTTGGCGGCTCGGAGTCCGAGACGACCCTTCGCCGGAACCGCCTCGCCTTCGACAAGGTGGCGTTCCGTCCGCGCATCCTCGTGGACGTGACCACGATGGACCCCTCCACGACGCTCCTCGGTCACACGCTGCGGATCCCGGCCATCCTGGCGCCGATTGGCTCGCTGCAGCTGTTCGATCCAGAGGGCGCTGTCGCGGCGACGCGGGCGGCCACCGAGTTCGGGATCATGCACGCGATCAGCTCGGTGACCCAGCCGGCGCTGGAGGAGACGCAGGCGGCCACCTCGACCCCGAAGATCTTCCAACTGTACGTCCACGGCGACATGGACTGGGTCGAGCAGATCATCAGGCGGGTCAAGCGGGCGGGCTACGCGGCGCTGGCCCTGACGGTGGACGTGGCCCACTACAGCCGCCGCGAGCGCCCGATGCTGACCCGCTACCTGCCGCCCTCGCGGCGCGGCGCTCCGAGCCGCTCGTTCCAGGCCGGGCTGACCTGGGACACGATGGAGCGCATCCGCGACCTGGCTGGCCTGCCGTTCATGGTGAAGGGTATCCAGACGGCCGAGGACGCCGAGATCGCGGTGGCGCGCGGGGTGGACGTGCTGTGGGTCTCGAACCACGGCGGCCGGCAGATCGACCACGGGCTGGGCAGCCTGGACACCCTGCCGGAGATCGTGCAGGCGGCCAAGGGGAAGGCCAGCATCGTGGTCGACGGCGGCGTGCAGCGCGGCAGCGACATCCTCAAGGCCGTGGCGATGGGCGCGGACGCGGTGGCGCTGGGCCGGATGCAGGGCTGGGCGCTGGCGGCCGGCGGACAGGCTGGCGTGGTGCGGATGCTGGAGATCCTCGAAGACGAGATGGTCTGCTCGATGGCGCTGGCCGGCTGGCCGACGCTCGGCCACCTGACGCCACGGTCGGTGTGCGCGGCGGACCCGGTGACGCCGCCGCACGAGATGAGCGCCTGGGTGAACATGCCGGTCGGGCGCATCCTGTAA
- a CDS encoding cation:proton antiporter: MHHSGILFDIGLAIVAATVLAYLARVLRQPLLLAYIGAGLLIGPPIFGLVHSEEAISEISELGLAFLMFIVGLEIDLKKLVSSGRIGALVGTFQVVACAVLTALFVVLLGFSGLPALYLGVASAFSSTMIVVKLLSDKSELDTVDGRLTLGILLMQDVLAIVVLALQPNLDNPSVVPIAISVLSGLGLVAGALLVSRFVLPALFQFVAKSPEIVMISAISWCLIVGYLAMLADFSIAMGALIAGVTLSAFPYSLDVVAKIRSLRDFFVTLFFVALGMQLQIDSVQVVLVALALSAFVIASRFLTIGPAFYLLGYGSRVGSLCSLSLAQAGEFALVIVAVGLSLGHVGRDVASILALTLVITSTISTYMIMANHAIAHKLVHTLRAIGLPERMRRGDDGEPGHAHGAALVVVGFHRVASSLVYQAQGSSKGHDALVVDFSPEVYRKLTELEIPVVYGDISHLDTLEHVGIERASVVISTVSEDFLRGTDNLNLLRQIRRLNPEARVILSAETLDRARQMYAEGADYVVLPRVETAQAFLDVLESIESGQLGDLRERALADLADRQEVLA; encoded by the coding sequence ATGCACCATTCGGGGATCCTCTTTGACATCGGGCTGGCCATCGTGGCGGCGACGGTCCTGGCCTACCTGGCACGGGTGCTGCGGCAGCCGTTGCTGCTGGCGTACATCGGGGCCGGGCTGCTGATCGGGCCGCCCATCTTCGGGCTGGTCCACAGCGAGGAAGCGATCTCCGAGATCTCGGAGCTGGGGCTGGCGTTCCTGATGTTCATCGTCGGCCTGGAGATCGACCTCAAGAAGCTGGTCAGCTCCGGCCGCATCGGCGCGCTGGTCGGAACGTTCCAGGTGGTCGCCTGCGCCGTGCTCACGGCACTGTTCGTCGTGCTGCTCGGGTTCAGCGGGCTGCCGGCGCTCTACCTGGGTGTCGCCTCGGCGTTCTCCAGCACGATGATCGTGGTCAAGCTGCTCTCGGACAAGAGCGAGCTTGACACGGTGGACGGCCGCCTGACGCTCGGCATCCTGCTGATGCAGGACGTGCTGGCCATCGTGGTGCTGGCCCTCCAGCCGAACCTCGACAACCCCTCGGTGGTGCCCATCGCGATCTCGGTCCTGAGCGGCCTGGGGCTGGTGGCGGGGGCACTGCTGGTGTCGCGGTTCGTCCTGCCTGCGCTGTTCCAGTTCGTCGCGAAGAGCCCTGAGATCGTGATGATCTCGGCCATCAGCTGGTGCCTGATCGTCGGCTACCTCGCGATGCTGGCGGACTTCTCCATCGCGATGGGGGCGTTGATCGCCGGCGTCACGCTCTCGGCGTTCCCGTACAGCCTGGACGTCGTCGCCAAGATCCGCAGCCTGCGCGACTTCTTCGTCACCCTCTTCTTCGTGGCGCTTGGCATGCAGTTGCAGATCGACTCGGTCCAGGTCGTGTTGGTGGCGCTGGCGCTGTCGGCCTTCGTCATCGCCAGCCGCTTTCTCACGATCGGGCCAGCCTTCTACCTGCTGGGGTACGGCTCGCGGGTCGGGTCGCTCTGCTCGCTGTCACTGGCGCAGGCCGGCGAGTTCGCGCTGGTCATCGTGGCGGTCGGCCTCTCGCTCGGGCACGTCGGGCGGGATGTTGCATCGATCCTCGCCCTGACGCTGGTCATCACCTCGACCATCTCGACGTACATGATCATGGCGAACCATGCCATCGCCCACAAGCTCGTCCACACGCTGCGGGCCATCGGTCTGCCGGAGCGCATGCGGCGCGGCGACGACGGCGAGCCGGGCCACGCGCACGGAGCGGCGCTGGTGGTGGTCGGGTTCCACCGCGTCGCCAGCTCGCTGGTCTACCAGGCGCAAGGCTCCTCGAAGGGGCACGATGCGCTGGTCGTGGATTTCAGCCCAGAGGTCTACCGCAAGCTCACCGAGCTTGAGATCCCCGTGGTCTACGGCGACATCAGCCATCTCGATACCCTGGAGCACGTCGGCATCGAGCGGGCGAGCGTCGTCATCTCGACTGTCTCCGAGGACTTCCTGCGCGGCACCGACAACCTGAACCTGCTGCGCCAGATCCGCCGCCTCAATCCTGAGGCCCGCGTGATCCTCTCAGCCGAGACGCTGGACCGCGCCCGCCAGATGTACGCCGAGGGCGCAGACTACGTGGTGCTGCCGCGCGTCGAGACGGCCCAGGCGTTCCTGGACGTGCTCGAATCGATCGAGAGCGGGCAGCTTGGCGACCTCCGCGAGCGTGCCCTGGCGGACCTCGCAGACCGCCAGGAGGTGCTGGCCTGA